The DNA segment ATTTTTATGCAAAACTATTTCTCGACTCGACCGGTGATGGAAGTATCGGAGAAAAAGCAGGTGCAATCTATCGGGTCGGACGGGAAGCAAGAAGTGAATTTGGTGAAAACCTTGCGCCGGAAGAAGCGGATACAGCAACTATGGGTAATTCAATGATGTTTAAGGCGAGGGATATGGAAGAAAATGCTCCTTTTATATGCCCTGACTGGGCAAATCAGTATACGGAACAAGATCTTAAAAATCGAGATCACACAGATGCTACATCTGGATATTGGTGGAATGAGCTTGGCGGAACTCGATATGACACGATTGATGATGCACAGGAGATCAACGAAGAATTGCTTAAATCTTTGGCGGGACTATGGGATCATATAAAAAATGGTGGCGATCATGCTGCGGATCAGCTGGAATTGGAGTGGGTCGGCTTTTTGCCGGCGAAACGTGAAAGCAGGCGGTTTGTCGGAGATTATATCTTGAAGCAGTCTGATATTGATGAGAAAAAAGTGTTTGAGGATGCAGTGGCTTATGGCGGATGGACGATGGATCTGCATACTGCAGATGGTCTTTTAAGTGCTGATGATGTTCCTACAGTCTGGAATCCGGTTAAGGAGTGGTATACGGTTCCTTATCGATGTCTTTATTCAAAAAATATAAGAAATCTATTCCTGGGAGGAAGGATTATCAGCTGCTCACATGTGGCATTTTCATCCTCTAGAGTCATGGGAACCTGTGCAGTTGTTGGTCAGGCAGTGGGGACTGCAGCATCTATTGCTGTAGAGAAGCATATTGATCCCAGAGAGGTAGGAAGTTATATTCAGCTGCTGCAGAGAGAATTAATGAAGGACGATTGTTTTATTCCGGGATATTGTTATGAAGACAAAGAAAATTTTGCAGCCACTGCAGAAATTACGGCTAGTTCTCATGAAAAAGGCTGCGAGCCACGGAATGTGATGAATGGGTATGCGCGAGCAGACCAAAGGCATACGAATTGTTGGAGGAGCAAAATTACGGAAGGATTGGAACCAGAACTTACACTAAATTTCAATGAGATTAAGACAATTCATGAAATTCGTTTGATTTTTGATTCGAATCTTTCGAAAGAAATTACTCCATCCATCAATAAAAGTGTCCTTGAAAGACAAGATCAGGGCTCACCAATAGAGCTGGTGAGAGATTATGAGATCGAATTCCTGCATAATGGAAAGATCCGTAATACTCTGCGATATAAATCCGAAGGACAACGGCTGAATATTCTTTGCTTTGACGAAGGGATAAAAAAGGTCGATGCCGTGCGGGTCAGAATTTTGAACACATACGGAAGCAAATTTGCGTCTGTCTTCGAGGTCAGGATTTATTGATAGAAACAGAAATTTGAAAGGAGTATGAAGCTATGAACACATATATAGAAGATAAGAGGGAAATATCTGTTCTTGGTAACTATGATGTTTTAGTTTTGGGAGGCGGACCTGCTGGGGTTTCCGCAGCAGTAACAGCCGGCAGACTAGGCGCCAAAACCATGCTGATTGAACAGCTTGGAAACGTGGGCGGAATGTCGACGACAGGTCTTATGAGCCATTGGACTGGAAATACGAAGGGCGGTATTTATGAAGAAATCATAAAACGCTCAGTATCGATGGAAGAGGAAGAGTATGTCCATACAAACAAATCGAGCAGACAGACGATAAATCCCGAGAATCTAAAAACCATTTATCTGCAAATGCTGGAGGAGGCAAATGTACATATCCGGCTATACACATTTGCCAGTGAAGTGATTATGGAAGACAATCGACTAAAAGGCGTGATTGTAGAGAGTAAATCGGGAAGAGAAGCGATCATGGCCAAAGTGGTGATCGACGGCACCGGGGACGGAGATATTGCTTTTCAAGCGGGAGTGGATTTTGTAAAGGGACGTGAAGAAGACGGACTTATGCAGCCGGCAACTTTGATGTTTAAAATTGCAGGAGTAGATTATTCAAAGGCGGTTTTCCCTGGAAAATTTGAAGATCATCTGATGATACCTAAAGGAGATATTCAAAAACTAGGAGAAGACTCTCTTCCGTTTCCGGCAGGACATGTGCTGCTTTATCGCACGTCACTTCCAGGTGTAGTTACCTGCAATATGACGAATGTTTTAGAAATAGATGGTACTAATGTGGACGACCTTGTACGTGCGACAATTCAATGCCGGAAACAGATGCAGCCGATCGTGGATTTTCTGAGAAACAATGTTTCGGGCTATGAAAAGTGTTATGTAATTTCATCGGCAGACTTAATTGGAATTCGTGAGACCAGACATTTTAAAGGACTCTATACAATCAACGAAAAGGATATAGAAGAAGGAAGAATTTTCGATGACTGGGTGGTTTCAAAAGCGCATTTTAATTTTGATGTGCATAATATTTCCGGCAGTGGATTGGATAAGACGGGTGCTCAGGATACATTTAAGCAGAAGAAAGGGTACACCATTCCATATCGGTGTTTTATACCGGAAAAAATCGATGGGCTGCTGCTTTCGGGAAGAAATATCTCTGGTACACATCTGGCACATTCGAATTTCAGGGCAATGCCAATTTGTGCAAACATGGGGCAGGCGGTTGGAATTGCTGCATATATTGCTGCGAGAGAGAATGGTCTGCCAAGAGATGTCGATGTGAAAGAAATACAAGAAATACTGAAAGATCAAGGATGCGTCAAATAGGTAATCGCCCCTGTCTAAGATCGCGATTACCCAAGAAAAATTAAAGAAAATATAGATTTCGGTTTTGTAAACCCGATGCTGTGAAAACAATCTTGCGAGAGCTTCGGACGTCAGGCAAAGGTGCCGCGCATATTACTTTGTGCAGCACCTTTCTCTGGTCTGTCTAGGAGCCAATTAAAACTTCTTTTCCCCGAAAAGCAAAACCATAGTGTATTATTTTATCCTTCGGGATTTTGTTGGCAATCAGTTCCATATCATAGTTTCTTTCTTTAATTTGTTCCAGTGCGTTTTGAACGGTCTCAGTAAGATTTTTTTCTTTTCTGGGATTAAATACTTTGAATTCCAGAATATATGCCTTATCATTTGGACTTTGAGGAAGCATCATAACATCATATCGTCCAAATCCACTTTCCCTGTTTGATGTGATATGATAGCGATCTGCAAGATCAACGATCAGCCCCAGCACAAATCCATGATAAAAACGCTCTGGTTCAGCGTGTTCTGAAGGTTGTTTTCCTGTGTCAAAGCTGCTGAAAGTTTTCAAAGCAATCTGACTTAGGAATTGATTCATATAATCCAGATCCCCCTGGAGGAGTGCATCCTTAAAATTGCTGTAGGAAGTATCATCTGCGGAGAACCAATTCTCAATCATCTCTTCAAACATCAGCATTGTCTCATAATTTGTGATTCTTAAATAGTAAGTGTATTTGCCCGTCTGATTGTCAAAATTCCAATCTACTATCTTTAGATAGCCGGCTGCAAGCAGTAGACTCCAGATTGCCCCCTTTTTTTGGGGGAGTTGTTCAAATATAACTTCTTCATCCAACCCGGTTTCCAGAACTCTTCCTGCAAGAAGCTCCTCCATACTCATCTTAAGCTTGGGTGTACCCTGTTGAATCAGATCTGATACCAGCTTATTGG comes from the Blautia liquoris genome and includes:
- a CDS encoding FAD-dependent oxidoreductase translates to MEKIIDKTYDFVVVGGGLSGMCASIAAARKGVHTALVHDRPVLGGNASSEIRMHICGANRHGQNPNARETGILEEILLENKRRNPHMVYPIFDMILWEKVRFQENLDLFLNCYANQVEVENDKIRKVTAFQMTSEREYHFYAKLFLDSTGDGSIGEKAGAIYRVGREARSEFGENLAPEEADTATMGNSMMFKARDMEENAPFICPDWANQYTEQDLKNRDHTDATSGYWWNELGGTRYDTIDDAQEINEELLKSLAGLWDHIKNGGDHAADQLELEWVGFLPAKRESRRFVGDYILKQSDIDEKKVFEDAVAYGGWTMDLHTADGLLSADDVPTVWNPVKEWYTVPYRCLYSKNIRNLFLGGRIISCSHVAFSSSRVMGTCAVVGQAVGTAASIAVEKHIDPREVGSYIQLLQRELMKDDCFIPGYCYEDKENFAATAEITASSHEKGCEPRNVMNGYARADQRHTNCWRSKITEGLEPELTLNFNEIKTIHEIRLIFDSNLSKEITPSINKSVLERQDQGSPIELVRDYEIEFLHNGKIRNTLRYKSEGQRLNILCFDEGIKKVDAVRVRILNTYGSKFASVFEVRIY
- a CDS encoding FAD-dependent oxidoreductase, whose protein sequence is MNTYIEDKREISVLGNYDVLVLGGGPAGVSAAVTAGRLGAKTMLIEQLGNVGGMSTTGLMSHWTGNTKGGIYEEIIKRSVSMEEEEYVHTNKSSRQTINPENLKTIYLQMLEEANVHIRLYTFASEVIMEDNRLKGVIVESKSGREAIMAKVVIDGTGDGDIAFQAGVDFVKGREEDGLMQPATLMFKIAGVDYSKAVFPGKFEDHLMIPKGDIQKLGEDSLPFPAGHVLLYRTSLPGVVTCNMTNVLEIDGTNVDDLVRATIQCRKQMQPIVDFLRNNVSGYEKCYVISSADLIGIRETRHFKGLYTINEKDIEEGRIFDDWVVSKAHFNFDVHNISGSGLDKTGAQDTFKQKKGYTIPYRCFIPEKIDGLLLSGRNISGTHLAHSNFRAMPICANMGQAVGIAAYIAARENGLPRDVDVKEIQEILKDQGCVK